A genomic window from Flavobacterium hankyongi includes:
- a CDS encoding zinc metalloprotease, with protein sequence MKKLLLSASVALLMFSCQKDNDTVTEDQSTTTASAHRGCASQEVLEQQLREDPGLAQRMADIEAQTQKALTTGRLVNGKIEIPVVVNVLYRTAAENISLAQIQSQIDVLNKDFNAQNSDYNQVPALFSGVKANVGISFVLDQVIRKSTTKSSWGTRDAMKKSKQGGIDPTSPTTKLNLWICTIGGGILGYAQFPGGSSSTDGVVIDSKYTGVTSDSGSSYPYNLGRTATHEVGHWMNLRHIWGDATCGSDLVSDTPVHNAANYGVPAYPHYSTCTGTPVEMTMNYMDYTDDRGMYMFSLGQKARIDAIFVAGGARNSFAQP encoded by the coding sequence ATGAAAAAATTATTGTTAAGTGCTTCAGTAGCATTATTAATGTTTTCTTGTCAAAAAGACAATGATACAGTAACTGAAGACCAATCAACAACTACTGCTTCCGCTCACAGAGGATGTGCTTCACAAGAAGTTTTAGAGCAACAATTAAGAGAAGATCCAGGATTAGCTCAAAGAATGGCTGACATTGAAGCTCAGACTCAAAAAGCCTTAACTACAGGGAGATTAGTTAATGGGAAAATTGAAATTCCAGTTGTTGTTAATGTATTATATAGAACAGCAGCTGAAAACATTTCTTTAGCTCAAATTCAATCACAAATTGATGTGCTAAACAAAGATTTCAACGCTCAAAATTCAGATTACAATCAAGTACCTGCTTTATTCTCAGGAGTAAAAGCAAATGTTGGAATTTCATTTGTATTAGACCAAGTAATTAGAAAATCTACAACTAAATCATCTTGGGGAACAAGAGATGCTATGAAAAAATCTAAACAAGGTGGTATTGACCCAACTTCTCCAACAACCAAATTAAACCTTTGGATTTGTACAATTGGTGGTGGTATTTTAGGATATGCTCAATTCCCTGGAGGTTCATCTTCAACTGATGGTGTTGTAATAGATTCTAAATATACAGGTGTCACTAGCGATTCAGGCTCTAGTTATCCTTATAATTTAGGAAGAACTGCTACTCACGAAGTTGGTCACTGGATGAATTTACGTCACATTTGGGGAGATGCAACTTGTGGATCTGACTTAGTATCAGATACACCAGTTCATAATGCAGCTAATTATGGTGTTCCAGCTTATCCTCACTATAGTACTTGTACTGGCACTCCTGTCGAAATGACAATGAACTACATGGACTATACTGACGATAGAGGAATGTACATGTTCTCATTAGGTCAAAAAGCTAGAATTGATGCAATTTTTGTTGCTGGAGGAGCTAGAAATTCTTTTGCTCAACCATAA
- a CDS encoding DUF4159 domain-containing protein, with protein MKKIVLLTILFYCNLGFSQEIALLKYNGGGDWYANPTSLPNLIKFCNSNINTRIKTKPSTVSPGSPDIFSYPFIHMTGHGNVIFNNQEIENLRNYLTSGGFLHIDDNYGMDKYIRNEIKKLFPNNDLVELPSTHTIFQKPFSFPSGLPKIHEHEAKRPQAFGVFINNKLVLLYTFECDLGDGWEDFEVHNDPKEVREKALKMGANIINYVFEN; from the coding sequence ATGAAAAAAATAGTTTTACTCACAATTTTATTTTATTGTAACCTAGGGTTTTCTCAGGAAATTGCACTATTAAAATATAATGGTGGCGGTGATTGGTATGCCAATCCAACATCATTACCCAACTTAATAAAGTTTTGCAATTCAAACATCAATACTAGAATAAAAACTAAACCAAGTACAGTATCACCAGGAAGTCCTGATATATTTTCATATCCTTTTATACATATGACAGGACATGGAAACGTAATTTTCAATAATCAAGAAATCGAAAACCTTAGAAATTATTTAACAAGTGGCGGTTTCTTACATATCGATGATAATTATGGAATGGATAAATACATAAGAAACGAAATAAAAAAACTTTTTCCAAATAACGATTTAGTCGAGTTACCATCAACTCATACCATATTTCAAAAACCATTTTCTTTTCCAAGCGGATTACCAAAAATCCATGAACACGAAGCAAAAAGACCTCAAGCTTTTGGAGTGTTTATTAATAATAAACTAGTACTACTTTACACTTTCGAATGTGATTTAGGTGATGGATGGGAAGATTTCGAAGTGCATAACGACCCAAAAGAAGTTAGAGAAAAAGCCTTAAAAATGGGAGCCAACATAATTAATTATGTCTTTGAAAATTAA
- a CDS encoding 16S rRNA (uracil(1498)-N(3))-methyltransferase: MQLFYNPDINTNSSEFSFDKEESKHISKVLRKKEGDILFVTNGLGFLFHSEIVLASEKKCTVKITKTETQKHTEFYTHIAVAPTKMNERFEWFLEKATEIGIHEITPVICDHSERKSIKTERFDKIIQSAMKQSNQFYLPKLNEPISFKDFINKKNDGVLCIAHCEETNKKLLKEITKPKTKHTILIGPEGDFSTKEIELALKNDYIPVSLGNTRLRTETAALVACHSIVFSNE; the protein is encoded by the coding sequence ATGCAGTTATTTTATAATCCTGATATAAATACAAATAGTTCAGAGTTTTCTTTTGACAAAGAAGAAAGCAAACATATTTCTAAAGTATTACGTAAGAAAGAAGGCGATATTTTATTTGTTACCAATGGATTAGGATTCTTATTTCATTCAGAAATTGTTTTAGCATCTGAAAAAAAATGCACTGTAAAAATTACTAAAACCGAAACACAAAAGCATACAGAATTTTACACCCATATTGCAGTTGCACCAACAAAAATGAATGAACGCTTTGAATGGTTTCTAGAAAAAGCAACCGAGATTGGTATTCATGAAATCACTCCTGTAATATGTGATCATTCAGAAAGAAAATCAATTAAAACTGAACGCTTCGATAAAATCATTCAATCTGCAATGAAACAATCTAATCAGTTTTACTTACCAAAACTAAACGAGCCCATTTCTTTTAAGGATTTTATCAATAAAAAAAATGATGGTGTTTTGTGTATTGCTCACTGTGAAGAAACAAACAAAAAACTTCTTAAAGAAATTACAAAACCTAAAACCAAACACACAATCTTAATAGGTCCCGAAGGTGATTTTTCAACAAAAGAAATTGAATTGGCTCTTAAAAATGATTATATTCCAGTGTCATTAGGAAACACCCGTTTAAGAACCGAAACTGCAGCATTAGTAGCTTGTCATAGCATTGTTTTTAGTAATGAATAA
- the tsaD gene encoding tRNA (adenosine(37)-N6)-threonylcarbamoyltransferase complex transferase subunit TsaD: MSKSPIYILAIESSCDDTAAAVLKDSKVLSNVVARQEIHEEYGGVVPELASRAHQQNIVPVVDVALKKAGIDKNDLSGIAFTQGPGLMGSLLVGSSFAKSLAMSLQVPLMAVHHMHAHVLAHFIDEEGYDKPEFPFLAMTISGGHTQIIKVNSFFDMEIIGETTDDAVGEAFDKTAKILGLPYPGGPLIDKYAKEGNPKVYQFTKPKVDGLNFSFSGLKTQILYFIQKNVKENPNFIEENKADICASIQNIIIQILMDKIKMAVEETGINQIAIGGGVSANSGIRITLKEAESKYGWKTFVPKFEYTTDNAAMIGIVGYHKYLENKFEDSSVVSKARIEF, translated from the coding sequence ATGTCTAAATCTCCTATTTATATATTAGCAATAGAAAGTTCATGTGATGATACTGCTGCTGCAGTTCTTAAAGATAGTAAAGTATTGTCGAATGTTGTGGCTAGACAAGAAATCCATGAAGAATATGGAGGTGTAGTTCCTGAATTAGCTTCCAGAGCTCACCAACAAAATATTGTACCTGTTGTAGATGTTGCATTAAAAAAAGCCGGAATAGATAAAAATGACCTTTCAGGGATTGCTTTTACACAAGGCCCTGGATTAATGGGATCGCTTTTGGTAGGTAGTTCTTTTGCTAAATCATTAGCTATGTCATTACAAGTTCCTTTAATGGCAGTTCATCATATGCATGCTCATGTTTTAGCACATTTTATAGATGAAGAAGGTTATGATAAACCCGAATTTCCTTTTTTAGCCATGACTATTTCAGGTGGACATACTCAAATTATTAAAGTGAATAGTTTTTTTGATATGGAAATTATAGGCGAAACAACTGATGATGCAGTTGGAGAAGCCTTTGATAAAACCGCAAAAATATTAGGACTTCCCTATCCTGGTGGACCATTAATAGATAAATATGCTAAAGAAGGAAATCCAAAAGTATATCAATTTACAAAACCTAAAGTTGACGGACTTAACTTTAGCTTTAGTGGTTTAAAAACTCAAATATTATATTTTATTCAAAAAAATGTAAAGGAAAATCCTAATTTTATTGAAGAAAATAAAGCTGATATTTGTGCCTCAATACAAAACATCATCATTCAAATTTTGATGGATAAAATTAAAATGGCTGTTGAAGAAACTGGAATTAATCAAATTGCAATTGGCGGTGGAGTATCTGCTAATTCCGGAATTAGAATAACATTAAAAGAAGCTGAAAGTAAATACGGATGGAAAACTTTTGTTCCAAAATTTGAATACACAACAGATAATGCTGCCATGATTGGTATTGTTGGTTATCATAAATATTTAGAAAATAAATTTGAAGATTCATCAGTAGTATCTAAAGCTAGAATAGAATTTTAA
- a CDS encoding translocation/assembly module TamB domain-containing protein, with protein MEETKKNTGLKKLRKIVLFFLLGLVLLILTLGILLSLPVVQTKLAQYATERLNEDFGTDITVENANVSIFGGVKLKNVLVKDYKKDTLFHIQILKTNILDFKKLVDGDLHFGEVRLHGIDFHLKNYKGERDTNLDKFIALFDEDKPTKKSKKKFLLKAKDIHLLNGHFLYIDENLKTPKVIDFTKLNAHTSNFMVYGPDVTTKINEMSFLDHRGLIVDNLNSDFTYTKKNIHLKNLDLKTNESNLVGDLELRYKREDFSDFNNKVVFDVKIDKASVSTNELNLFYGEFGKNQQFNLRGKILGTLNDFTAKNLNLRDKNNSIIVGNFTFKNLFSKEKDAFYMKGNFSKISSTYDNLDALLPRVLGDNLPSTFKKFGTFTLSGTTEVTLKTVKANIILKTALGNAQSNLSMTNINNIDNATYVGNIKFDNFDLGKFLSREDIGVVNLDVDVDGKGFTEKYLDTKLKGKVQSVYYNKYNYKNIVVDGTMVKSVFKGNITANDPNLVMEFDGNLDLSKRENKYDFHAKVEYANLEKLKIYTADSVSVFRGDVLMNLHGNSIDNLHGDVYINKTSYENNKDTYFFDDFMIKSSFDENRVRTITVNSPDIIDGKIEGKFQFSQLMKLIENSLGSLYANYSPNKVKKGQYIKFDFNVYSKLIEIFYPEVSLGENTFAKGYINSDNGEFKFNFKSPSITAYNNQFDNVNIDIDNKNPLYNAYIEMDSIKTKHYKVSDLSLINVTANDTLFFRTEFKGGNKAEDYYNLNLYHTINEDKRSVVGIKKSEVNFKDVLWFLNEDESKDNKIVFNKKLTEFDIEKISMSHENQMVNLMGVIKDSTYKDLKLTFNNVHLDKITPSIDSLKLKGNVNGMIDYKQRKSIYEPTALVTIDSLGINNYHLGKLDLSVKGDNTFKNFEVNSVLRNEGLESFTAQGFVYAEDKKTTLDLDLRLDEFNMGAFSPLGGNIITNIRGLASGAAKFEGDFENPDITGRLYLNKAGLKIPYLNADYDFENNAIVDITENQFTFRNIDLIDTKFKTQGVLSGSIRHTKFADWYLDLNVDSKRLLALNTKDSDDALYYGTAFINGDASIRGPLNGLVINVNAKSEKGTSIKIPISDSETSSERDYIKFTSAKEKLAEAIGKGPKTKKYDGVELNFELDITPDAEIEVIINKSTGHGLKGRGFGSLLMEINTLGKFNMWGDFQAYEGTYNFKYGGIIDKKFELKKGGSISWDGDPLNATLNMEAVYKTEANPAVLLENPSFNKKIPTEVVIKLTDKLTNPVPDISINFPTVSSVLRSELDYKLSDNDTRQTQAIYLLSSGSFLSDKGVAENAITGNLLERANSLFDDIFADEDSKLKIRPNYVQGSKTNQGLETDGRIGVTVSTQISDKITINGKLGVPVGGITETAVVGDVEIQLRLNEDGSLKARVFNRENDINYIGEGIGYTQGVGISYEVDFNTFKELVSKILNSKKNKQQDQSPQDVPDSDLSPDFIQFTEQRQKKSTEKPKNQDDTPPDPN; from the coding sequence TTGGAAGAAACTAAAAAAAATACAGGCCTAAAAAAACTTAGAAAAATTGTTTTGTTTTTCCTGCTAGGGTTAGTTTTACTTATACTTACCTTAGGTATTCTTCTATCTCTTCCAGTAGTTCAAACAAAGCTTGCTCAATACGCGACAGAAAGACTTAATGAGGATTTTGGTACAGATATTACAGTAGAAAATGCCAACGTATCTATTTTTGGTGGAGTCAAATTAAAAAATGTTTTAGTTAAGGATTATAAGAAAGATACGCTTTTTCATATTCAAATTTTAAAAACAAATATTCTTGATTTTAAGAAATTAGTTGATGGAGATTTGCATTTTGGAGAAGTTCGACTCCATGGAATAGATTTTCATCTTAAAAATTATAAAGGCGAAAGAGATACTAATCTTGACAAATTCATTGCTCTTTTTGATGAAGATAAACCAACTAAGAAAAGTAAAAAGAAATTTTTGTTAAAGGCAAAAGATATTCATCTTTTAAATGGTCATTTTTTATATATAGATGAAAATTTAAAAACACCTAAGGTTATTGACTTTACAAAGCTTAATGCTCATACTTCAAACTTTATGGTGTATGGGCCAGATGTGACTACAAAAATCAATGAAATGAGCTTCTTAGATCATAGAGGTTTAATAGTTGATAATTTAAATTCTGATTTTACATATACTAAGAAAAACATACATCTTAAAAATTTAGATTTAAAAACTAATGAATCTAATTTGGTAGGAGACTTAGAATTACGTTATAAGAGAGAAGATTTCTCAGATTTCAATAATAAAGTTGTATTTGATGTAAAAATCGATAAAGCTTCAGTATCGACAAATGAATTAAATCTTTTTTATGGAGAATTTGGTAAAAATCAACAATTTAATTTAAGAGGTAAAATTTTAGGAACCTTAAATGATTTTACTGCTAAAAATCTAAATTTAAGAGATAAAAACAATTCAATTATTGTTGGGAATTTTACTTTTAAAAATTTGTTTTCAAAGGAAAAAGATGCTTTCTACATGAAAGGTAATTTTTCTAAAATATCATCTACTTACGATAATCTTGATGCTCTTTTACCAAGAGTTCTTGGAGATAATTTACCATCAACCTTTAAGAAGTTTGGAACTTTCACTCTTTCGGGAACTACAGAAGTTACTCTTAAAACAGTAAAAGCTAATATTATATTGAAAACAGCATTAGGAAATGCTCAGTCAAATTTGAGTATGACAAATATCAATAATATTGATAATGCAACATATGTAGGAAATATAAAGTTTGATAATTTTGATTTAGGAAAGTTTTTATCTCGAGAGGATATTGGTGTTGTAAATTTAGATGTCGATGTAGACGGAAAAGGATTCACAGAAAAATACTTAGACACCAAATTAAAAGGAAAAGTTCAAAGCGTTTATTACAATAAATACAATTATAAAAACATTGTTGTAGACGGTACAATGGTCAAATCTGTTTTTAAAGGAAACATTACAGCAAATGATCCTAATTTAGTAATGGAATTTGATGGTAATCTCGATTTAAGTAAAAGAGAAAACAAATATGATTTTCATGCAAAAGTGGAATATGCAAACCTTGAAAAACTAAAAATTTATACAGCCGATTCAGTTTCTGTTTTTAGAGGTGATGTATTAATGAATTTGCATGGTAATTCTATAGATAATTTGCATGGCGATGTTTACATAAATAAAACATCTTACGAAAACAATAAGGATACTTATTTCTTTGATGATTTCATGATTAAATCATCTTTTGATGAAAATCGTGTGAGAACAATTACAGTTAATTCACCAGATATTATTGATGGAAAAATAGAAGGTAAATTCCAGTTTAGCCAATTAATGAAGTTAATCGAAAATTCATTAGGAAGTCTTTACGCAAACTATTCTCCTAATAAAGTTAAAAAAGGACAGTATATTAAATTTGATTTTAATGTTTACAGTAAATTAATTGAAATTTTTTATCCAGAGGTTTCGCTTGGAGAAAATACTTTCGCAAAAGGATATATTAATTCTGATAATGGCGAATTTAAGTTTAATTTTAAATCTCCTAGTATTACTGCTTACAACAATCAATTTGACAATGTAAATATTGATATAGACAATAAAAACCCTCTTTATAATGCTTATATTGAGATGGATAGTATAAAAACAAAGCATTATAAAGTTTCAGACTTAAGCTTGATTAATGTTACTGCAAATGATACTTTGTTTTTTAGAACTGAATTTAAAGGCGGAAATAAAGCAGAAGATTATTATAATTTAAACTTATACCACACAATAAATGAAGATAAGAGGAGTGTTGTTGGTATAAAAAAATCGGAAGTTAATTTCAAAGATGTTCTGTGGTTTCTAAATGAAGATGAATCTAAAGACAATAAAATTGTTTTTAATAAAAAATTAACTGAGTTTGACATTGAAAAAATTTCGATGTCTCATGAAAATCAAATGGTTAATTTGATGGGAGTAATAAAAGATTCAACTTATAAAGATCTTAAACTTACTTTCAATAATGTACATCTAGATAAAATTACACCTTCTATTGATAGCTTAAAACTTAAAGGAAATGTAAACGGGATGATTGATTATAAACAAAGAAAATCAATCTATGAACCTACAGCTTTAGTGACAATCGATAGTTTAGGAATTAATAATTATCATTTAGGAAAGCTAGATTTAAGTGTAAAAGGTGATAACACTTTCAAGAATTTTGAAGTTAATTCGGTTCTTAGAAATGAAGGGTTAGAATCATTTACCGCTCAAGGTTTTGTATATGCTGAAGATAAAAAAACAACTCTTGATTTAGACTTAAGACTTGATGAATTTAATATGGGGGCATTTAGCCCTTTGGGAGGAAATATTATAACCAATATTAGAGGGCTGGCTTCAGGTGCCGCAAAATTTGAAGGTGATTTTGAAAATCCTGATATAACCGGAAGGCTTTATCTTAACAAAGCAGGCTTAAAAATACCGTATTTAAATGCTGATTATGATTTCGAAAACAATGCCATTGTCGATATAACAGAAAATCAGTTTACCTTCAGAAATATTGATCTCATTGATACTAAGTTTAAAACTCAAGGAGTATTGAGTGGTTCTATACGACACACTAAGTTTGCAGATTGGTATTTAGACTTGAATGTTGATTCGAAAAGGTTATTGGCACTAAATACAAAAGATTCTGACGATGCATTGTATTATGGGACAGCTTTTATTAATGGAGATGCATCGATTCGTGGGCCTTTAAATGGATTAGTAATTAATGTAAATGCAAAATCTGAAAAAGGAACATCAATCAAAATTCCTATTAGCGATTCTGAAACTTCTTCGGAACGAGATTATATAAAATTTACTTCTGCTAAAGAAAAACTAGCTGAAGCAATAGGTAAAGGTCCCAAAACAAAAAAATATGATGGTGTTGAGCTAAATTTTGAGTTAGATATTACACCAGATGCTGAGATTGAGGTGATAATTAACAAAAGTACCGGTCACGGCTTAAAAGGTCGTGGTTTCGGATCGCTTTTAATGGAAATTAATACTTTAGGTAAATTCAATATGTGGGGAGATTTCCAGGCATATGAAGGAACTTATAACTTTAAATATGGAGGAATTATTGACAAGAAATTTGAATTGAAAAAAGGAGGTTCTATTTCATGGGATGGGGATCCATTAAATGCAACACTTAACATGGAGGCTGTATATAAAACTGAAGCTAATCCTGCAGTGTTGCTGGAAAATCCTTCATTCAATAAAAAAATTCCAACGGAGGTTGTAATTAAGTTAACAGATAAGTTAACTAATCCTGTTCCTGATATTTCAATTAATTTCCCAACAGTTAGTTCAGTTTTAAGATCTGAGTTGGACTATAAATTAAGTGATAATGATACTAGACAAACTCAAGCTATATATTTACTTTCATCAGGTAGCTTTTTAAGTGATAAAGGAGTTGCAGAAAACGCCATTACTGGAAATCTATTAGAGAGAGCAAATAGTTTGTTTGATGATATTTTTGCAGATGAAGATTCAAAATTAAAAATCAGACCAAATTACGTACAAGGAAGTAAAACCAATCAAGGTCTTGAAACAGATGGACGTATTGGTGTTACAGTTTCTACACAAATAAGTGATAAAATTACTATCAATGGTAAATTAGGAGTTCCAGTGGGTGGTATCACTGAAACTGCTGTTGTTGGTGATGTTGAGATTCAATTACGTTTAAACGAAGATGGATCTTTAAAAGCAAGGGTTTTTAATCGTGAAAATGATATTAATTATATAGGTGAGGGTATTGGTTATACTCAAGGTGTCGGTATTTCTTATGAAGTAGATTTTAATACTTTCAAAGAATTAGTTTCTAAAATATTAAATTCTAAAAAGAATAAGCAACAGGATCAAAGTCCACAAGATGTTCCTGATTCAGATTTGTCACCAGATTTTATTCAATTTACTGAACAACGTCAGAAAAAATCTACCGAAAAACCAAAAAATCAAGATGATACGCCTCCAGATCCCAACTAA
- the pfkA gene encoding 6-phosphofructokinase, with the protein MSKNIKKIGVLTSGGDSPGMNAAIRSVVRTCAYHNIECIGIYRGYQGMIEGDFKEMGPRSVNNIVNKGGTILKSARSLDFKTTEGRKKAHQNLVNAGIDALVVIGGDGTFTGAEIFNNEFGYPVMGIPGTIDNDIYGTSHTLGYDTALNTVVECIDKIRDTASSHNRLFFVEVMGRDAGHIALNAGIGAGAEEILIPEEDLGLERLLESLQKSKASGKSSSIVVVSEGDKIGKNVFELKEYVEEHMPEYDVRVSVLGHMQRGGSPSCFDRVLASRLGVKAVESILEGKSNFMVGLYQDKVTLTPLEQAIKGSSKIDKELLRVSDIMST; encoded by the coding sequence ATGTCAAAAAACATTAAAAAAATTGGGGTTTTAACCTCAGGAGGAGATTCTCCAGGAATGAATGCAGCGATTCGATCAGTAGTTCGTACTTGTGCTTATCATAATATAGAATGTATAGGGATTTATAGAGGTTACCAAGGAATGATTGAAGGTGATTTTAAAGAAATGGGTCCTCGTTCAGTAAACAATATAGTAAATAAAGGAGGTACAATTTTAAAGTCAGCTCGTTCGTTAGATTTTAAAACTACTGAAGGACGTAAAAAAGCTCACCAAAACCTTGTAAATGCTGGTATAGATGCATTAGTTGTTATTGGTGGTGATGGAACTTTTACAGGTGCTGAAATATTCAATAACGAATTTGGATATCCAGTTATGGGAATCCCTGGTACAATTGATAATGATATTTATGGTACAAGTCATACTTTAGGCTATGATACAGCATTAAATACTGTTGTAGAGTGTATAGATAAAATTCGAGATACTGCCAGTTCACACAATCGCTTATTTTTTGTCGAAGTAATGGGGCGTGATGCTGGGCATATTGCTTTAAATGCAGGAATTGGAGCAGGAGCAGAGGAAATTCTTATTCCAGAAGAAGATTTAGGATTAGAGCGTCTTTTAGAATCTTTGCAAAAAAGTAAAGCTTCTGGAAAATCATCAAGCATTGTGGTGGTCTCTGAAGGAGATAAAATTGGTAAAAATGTTTTCGAATTAAAAGAATACGTTGAAGAACACATGCCTGAATATGATGTCCGTGTGTCTGTTTTAGGACACATGCAGCGCGGTGGTTCGCCTTCATGCTTCGATAGGGTTTTAGCTTCACGATTGGGAGTAAAAGCAGTTGAATCTATCTTAGAAGGAAAATCAAACTTCATGGTTGGTCTGTATCAAGATAAGGTTACCCTAACTCCATTGGAACAAGCAATAAAAGGAAGTTCTAAAATAGATAAAGAATTACTACGAGTTTCAGACATAATGTCTACATAA